From the genome of Hominilimicola fabiformis:
CGTGTGCGAGATACCGCAGGACAGTGAAGAAGATGAAAATGTACGATATGTAATTGATGTGCGTAAAGTAAATAATGAAAAGGTAAGGGATAAAATCCTTCTTACTTCCGATAATAAGCTGGAATACGGTGATACTGTAACTTTCAGCGGATTTATCAACGAACTTCCTGAAAAATTGAATAGAAATGGCTTTGATTATAAGAAATATTATAAAAAATTGGGGATTTTCTTTAAATCATATAGCAGTGAAGTTAAACTTTCGGACGAAGTGATAAAAGATTATTCACCATATGCGATTAACAATTCGTTTAAGAACTCAATTTCAAAATTAATTGACAAGCATTACAAGGGCGATTACAATGCGATAATGAAAGCTGTGCTGATAGGGGATAAAAAAGAATTTTCGGACGATTTTGATAAGATACTTACCAAAACGGGTACGAAAAGATATTTTTATTCTTCGTATCTTCATATAATGCTTTTAATGTCCTTAATAACGCTTGTTTTGGGCATATTCAAAAAGAGGACACGCGATATTTTGACGGTGTTTCTTCTTATTATATATGCTTTCGCAAATGCAAACAATACCGTTTCGGTCAGATTGGCTGTGATGATATCGGTAATTATATTTACCGAAAGTAAATTCGGACGTAAATATTATCCGGATATAGTCGGTATAACGTTGCTTGCGGTCGGAGCGGCAAATCCGATAATGCTGTTTGACGCAGGATTTGTGATGTCGGTGCTGTCGGCAATTATGATATATTACTTTTACGACTGTGTGCACGGTAAACTTAAATTTATACATATAAAATACATTCGCAGACTTTTTGCGATAGGCATAATTTGTACAATCGGACTTTTGCCTGTTTCAGCGTACTTTTTCGGTGCTGTTTCGATATATTCTATTGTTTTGTCAATAATAATGTTGCCTTGTGTGACGGTGATTATGGTGCTTGCACCGATTTTGCTTGTAATGCTTGCGGTATTCAACACCGCACCGCTGTTTAAACAGGCGGTTGACTGTGTGCTGTTTATACTAAAACTTGTGCCGACAATTTCATATAAACTCGGTCTTGTATCGCATACAGTTGCAAAACCGAATTTGTTATTACTTATTATATACACTCTTGCCGTTGTCGGCGGAGTGAAATATATTAAGAAGAAAAACAGTCAAATGCGTATTGCGATTTTTGTTTTGGCGGCATTGATGACTTCATATGTAATAGGCGAAGTG
Proteins encoded in this window:
- a CDS encoding DNA internalization-related competence protein ComEC/Rec2: MVEYIKIAVFFSIGVYIYERIDIAFALIFLLSLIMVLTVVSVFKHKFNTKILVMMTALVMGTVLCNAQVSENAHDLYKYEGRYVTAVGRVCEIPQDSEEDENVRYVIDVRKVNNEKVRDKILLTSDNKLEYGDTVTFSGFINELPEKLNRNGFDYKKYYKKLGIFFKSYSSEVKLSDEVIKDYSPYAINNSFKNSISKLIDKHYKGDYNAIMKAVLIGDKKEFSDDFDKILTKTGTKRYFYSSYLHIMLLMSLITLVLGIFKKRTRDILTVFLLIIYAFANANNTVSVRLAVMISVIIFTESKFGRKYYPDIVGITLLAVGAANPIMLFDAGFVMSVLSAIMIYYFYDCVHGKLKFIHIKYIRRLFAIGIICTIGLLPVSAYFFGAVSIYSIVLSIIMLPCVTVIMVLAPILLVMLAVFNTAPLFKQAVDCVLFILKLVPTISYKLGLVSHTVAKPNLLLLIIYTLAVVGGVKYIKKKNSQMRIAIFVLAALMTSYVIGEVISTNNVEITFVNVGQGDGAVIQAPYRFNVLIDGGGGNSYSDYNPGEKVYLDYLETEGITKADSAFVSHYHQDHVQGIIAAMENIKVRNLFLPDNMEGSEWRVALENTARENGTTVHYISQETLLTYNNGMTIRIIPPSNKTGLSDDENDTSYVYYVEYKGFSATFTGDMSAFAEKNLIDDGKADKTNLLKVAHHGSNTATCEEWVEKLTPEYAVISVGENNPYNLPNDDVLERLENAQVFRTDYDGDIKFIIHKNGSAETDIYNRR